A genomic segment from Drosophila miranda strain MSH22 chromosome 3, D.miranda_PacBio2.1, whole genome shotgun sequence encodes:
- the LOC117188479 gene encoding 23 kDa integral membrane protein — MNCLSAMFKYLLYFLNLIFVIGGILLIVVGSIMLSTMGNFTAFEGAVNTETIPIIIITIGCVTFLVAFFGCCGTIRENACCTTIYAICMLVLFALQLALSIWIFAANDKFLAKMSTVVNTAWNENNAAQGYPMDALQLAFKCCGNTGYQQYESSVPASCCGYKDRNQVCEAAIYTQRLGCNGEFVDFWASNTDLIRWSSLIIALFELGIFIVSCCLASAMRKR; from the exons ATGAATTGCCTATCAGCCATGTTCAAGTACCTGCTGTACTTCCTCAACCTGATCTTCGTGATCGGCGGCATACTGCTGATCGTTGTCGGTTCCATCATGCTGTCCACGATGGGTAACTTCACGGCCTTCGAGGGAGCTGTCAATACGGAGACCATCCCAATCATCATTATTACAATCGGCTGTGTGACGTTTTTGGTGGCCTTCTTCGGCTGCTGCGGCACGATCCGGGAGAATGCCTGTTGCACTACAATC TATGCCATCTGTATGCTGGTCTTGTTTGCCCTGCAATTGGCTCTGTCGATTTGGATCTTTGCGGCGAACGACAAGTTCCTGGCCAAGATGAGCACAGTGGTGAACACGGCCTGGAATGAGAACAACGCCGCCCAGGGCTATCCCATGGATGCCCTCCAATTGGCC TTCAAATGCTGCGGAAACACTGGCTACCAGCAATACGAATCTTCAGTCCCCGCTTCCTGCTGCGGCTACAAGGATCGCAATCAGGTGTGCGAGGCTGCCATTTACACCCAGCGTCTTGGCTGCAATGGCGAGTTCGTCGACTTCTGGGCCTCCAACACGGACCTCATTCGATGGAGCAGTCTGATCATCGCGCTCTTCGAGCTGGGCATCTTCATTGTGTCCTGCTGCCTGGCCAGTGCCATGAGGAAGCGCTGA